Proteins encoded by one window of Leptospira neocaledonica:
- a CDS encoding FecR family protein → MDENFEHKIRKAVEGEKNEYSSSIEKLSSMLSKSWASAPPNISFEEIYEKAQTSKVITFKKPLLYSLASAAAILIGAFSFLILQTPKVSPVKDELAISVTKIIGKGYLFSSDSEKLLALTEGESVGSGQILKTEPGSKLFLNIAKGEGMVLEESTELEIMKEGKQSFRLRNGSILVHLHKNLKKDEFKIMTETGLVEVRGTKFEVKESPKDGTIVSVLEGRVAAKSSNEPNRGEQVLEPGQKIRLEAKGFQRTFLSSAEQKDLGFKFSELHVDEIPRNSEKSFSNKDDLFNEYQRLERVILSNGETLEGVIVDMDDNFMYLQTLEKEIKIQRDSVMEVIQLR, encoded by the coding sequence ATGGACGAAAATTTCGAACATAAAATAAGGAAGGCGGTCGAAGGGGAGAAGAATGAATACAGTTCTTCTATCGAAAAATTGTCCAGTATGCTTTCCAAATCTTGGGCTTCTGCACCTCCAAATATCTCCTTCGAAGAAATTTACGAAAAAGCACAAACTTCTAAAGTTATCACATTTAAAAAACCGTTATTATACTCTCTTGCTTCTGCGGCTGCGATATTGATCGGAGCATTCAGTTTTCTTATATTACAAACCCCTAAAGTTTCCCCCGTCAAGGATGAACTTGCAATATCCGTGACTAAAATTATTGGAAAAGGATACTTATTCTCCTCTGATTCCGAAAAACTTTTAGCGTTAACTGAAGGCGAATCTGTAGGTTCCGGTCAGATTCTAAAGACAGAACCTGGATCTAAACTTTTCTTAAACATTGCTAAGGGAGAAGGTATGGTCTTAGAAGAATCTACAGAACTCGAGATCATGAAAGAAGGAAAACAATCTTTCCGACTCCGTAATGGAAGCATCTTAGTTCATCTGCATAAGAACCTGAAAAAGGATGAATTTAAGATTATGACAGAAACAGGCTTGGTAGAAGTCAGAGGAACAAAATTCGAAGTTAAAGAAAGTCCTAAAGACGGAACAATCGTATCCGTTCTAGAGGGGAGAGTGGCTGCAAAAAGTAGCAACGAACCGAACCGCGGAGAGCAAGTTTTGGAGCCTGGTCAAAAAATCCGCTTAGAAGCAAAAGGATTCCAGCGTACTTTCCTTTCTTCTGCAGAGCAAAAAGACCTCGGATTTAAATTTTCAGAACTTCATGTGGATGAGATTCCTAGAAATTCCGAAAAATCTTTTTCCAATAAGGATGACCTATTTAACGAATACCAAAGATTGGAGAGGGTAATACTTTCCAATGGTGAGACGTTAGAAGGTGTTATCGTCGATATGGACGATAATTTTATGTATTTACAAACTCTTGAAAAGGAGATAAAAATCCAAAGAGATTCGGTAATGGAGGTGATTCAACTTCGTTAA
- a CDS encoding RNA polymerase sigma factor, translating to MASRKDFMETLYRESNGRIFDFLYKYTGNPEIASDLMQDTFLNFFKKYSNSDLNKEQALKLLYTIARNRSINYAKKFSTVKESGTDDMGSYREEGQSFVRKTELSDLESRLMDCLDDLEEGERYALVLKNIEKYTLADIADIMGISVATASRLVVKATGKLVEIAKNKQILPME from the coding sequence ATGGCATCCCGAAAAGATTTTATGGAAACCCTGTATCGGGAATCCAACGGGAGAATTTTTGATTTCTTGTATAAGTATACCGGAAATCCGGAAATTGCCTCTGATCTAATGCAGGATACGTTTCTTAATTTTTTTAAGAAGTATTCCAATTCCGACTTAAACAAAGAACAAGCCTTAAAGCTGTTATATACGATCGCAAGAAATCGATCGATTAACTATGCCAAGAAGTTCTCCACGGTGAAAGAATCCGGAACGGACGATATGGGAAGTTATCGGGAAGAAGGACAAAGTTTTGTAAGAAAGACCGAACTTTCCGACTTGGAATCCAGATTGATGGATTGTCTGGATGATTTAGAAGAAGGAGAAAGATACGCTTTAGTATTAAAGAATATAGAAAAATACACGTTGGCTGATATTGCAGATATTATGGGGATCTCGGTTGCAACTGCATCCAGATTAGTCGTCAAGGCGACTGGAAAGCTCGTAGAGATTGCAAAAAATAAACAAATTCTGCCGATGGAATAA